TCGTGATGAAATCGGTCAGCTTTCAGAAGGCTTTAACGGCTTTATTGATAAAATTCACCAATCGATGAAAGAAGTGGCGTTCACCAGTCATGCATTGCAAGTGGCGGCGGATAGCGTATCGGATCGCGCTCACTCTACACACGATAATAGCCAACAGCAGCATGACCAAACCATTCAGTTAGTCACCGCGATTAACCAGATGGGGGCAACCATCAGCGAAATCGCGTCTAACGCAGCTACAGCCGCTGAAACAGCAACTCTTGCGTCAGACAACACCCAAGTGGGTCAAAGCGTTGTAAACACCGCCAAAGAGGCGATAAGCCGCTTAGCGTTGGATATTGATAACACAGGTCAGGTGATTGAGCAGCTTGCATCAACCACTCAAGAGATCGGTTCAATTCTCGATGTGATCCGTGATATTTCCGACCAAACCAACCTACTCGCTCTGAATGCAGCAATCGAAGCGGCGCGCGCAGGCGAACAAGGTCGTGGATTTGCCGTCGTTGCCGATGAAGTACGCAATCTAGCCAGCCGCACAGCATCATCAACCGATGAAATCCAAAAGATGATTAACCAGCTACAAAGCGATGCGAAAGATGCCGTAATGGCGATGGAAGCAGGTAAAGCGGTGACTCATGAAGGGGTTGCGTCATCTGACGAAGCGGTTGATGTGCTGCGCAGCATTTCAGAACGCATCCACGATATTTCGGATCGCAATACGCAAGTGGCGACGGCAACAGAAGAGCAATCGACCGTGGTTTACACCATCAATAGCAACATTGATGAAATCAATGCGATTAACTCAGCCACCACCAGCACCGCTGAAGAGTTGGCGCTAGCCAGTGCGGAACTTAAAGATCTATCACAACGCCTAGACAGCATGGTGGGTAGCTTTAAGCTGTAACTCATTATCTAATACAGGTATGTTTTGATGTAGCAAAGCCCCGCTTTTTAAGCGGGGCTTTTAGCAATGGGAACACCCTTTGCCTTTTGGATAGTAGTCGACCACGTTACCGTGTTTGTCTAACTCGAGCTCACAGCACTCTTCAAACAGCTTTTTCAGCTCTGTGCGGCTCTTTTGCACGCGAGATTTCAGGGTGGAGTAGCTAACACCTTGCTGCTCAGCCAACTCTTTTTGACTCACGCCCTCTAGCTCAACACTACCGAGAAGTTCAGCACTCGAGTCAGGTAGAGCCTGAATAAATGGCGCAATGCAATTTGCCAGTTCTTGCTCAACACTTTCTGGAGCTTGTTCAAACCACAAATCATCCGCTTGAAGATCACTATCACGCTGAGTACGAGCACGCTTGCGATAAAAATCGATGATGGTTCGCTGCGCCAACTGGAATAACCAAGACTTCACACTGGATTCGCTTTGTACATCCGCCAAGCTTTGATAGGTTTTTATCAAGATCTCTTGTTGCAAGTCCTCAACATCTGCCTCATTGGCGACTTTGCTGTGCAAAAACGCCTTTAACGAATGCTGATACTGACGCCAAACCTCATCAAGATTCAGCGAATTACTGACACTTTTCATCTGCACAACACTCAGCTTGCAGAAAGCCAATCACACCTTCCAAACACTGATATTCAGCGACACAGAACAGGGTGCGACCTTCGCGACGTTGACTAATCAAACCAGCAGATGCCAAGCTCGCAATATGGTGTGATAGCGTTGAACCTGGGATATCCAACTGCTCTTGTAAGCCACCTACTGCAATACCTTGATGACCCGCTTTGACGACGCTTTTGTAGATCGACAAGCGAGTCGGATGCCCAAGCTCTTTAAGGGCTTTAGCAACGCATTCTAGTTCCATTGTGTTCTCCGATTTTCGATATATTTCCACAATAGTCGAAATGTCGTTTAAATGCAATCTTAAAGCGTGGGGTTGTTTGTTGTGGGACTAAAAGTAGGGCATTTTCGCGAAGGCGGAAATCTCGGTTTTGATCGGTCTAGTGGGTTAGTTGGTCAAGAGGTTATGTCCCGCTTAAAAGTCTGTCGATCACTTTAGCTCAGTGTCAGCGGTCCAGTTACTCTTTGTCTTACCAAAGAGTAACCAGAAAGGCGCTTTTGTATAGCACGCGTTGTCCAGCCAGTTTTAGGCGTTCCCGACGCCGAAAACCTAAAAATGCTATCCTGCATTTTTGCTTATTGTAGTGGTTGTATTGGCTAAATCGTTTTTGGGCATAAGTTTGTCAGCGATTTTGCTAAATTAGAAAACTACGGATTAGGTTGGGTATGGAAAAGTGACACCGCATTAAGGTTTGAGCAACGCTATCACGAAACTAAACCTTACCACCGTAAACACGAAACCCAACGATTCAATAAAATAGAAAACACCAAGCGCCTAAAATCACTCTTAAATGCTTGCACGCGGCCTTATCTGAGACAGAATTGAGGTGTGTGATTCATAGACATCCTTTTAACTATACTGGGTGTCTATGGACAGAGAAATCCAACAGAGACTACAGTGGGTAAAAATGTATGAGGAATGTGGTGGCGCAGGTCTCGTATGTCGACGCTGTGGTATTTCCAGACCAACATTACGCAAGTGGGCTAAGCGATATAAGAAGAGTGGAATAGCTGGTCTGGAAAGCCAGAGCAGACGCCCTCATTCATCTCCAGATACTAAAGTCACTGATGAGCTAAGAGCATTGATCCTTACGATGCGTGAGAAACGCAATTTAGGGGCGCGGCGTTTACAAACGGAATTAATCCGACTTCACCAAATGCACCTAAGCACCGCGACACTCCATAAAGTTTTATTTGAAGCATCAGTCAAATCCATCGTAACTTACCGGCGCAAAAAAGATTTCCAAAGATATGAGCGCCCAATTCCATGTGATAGAGTCCAGATGGACACATGTAAAATAGCGCCTGGAGTTTATCAGTACACAGCTATTGATGACTGCTCTCGCTATCGGGTTCTGAGGTGCTACTCTCGGCGCACAGCAGCAAATACTGTCGATTTTATTGATTGTGTCGTGGAAGAGATGCCATTTCCTATCCACCGTATTCAGACGGACAGAGGGCGTGAATTCTTTGCTGAGAAAGTCCAGAAACAATTAATG
The genomic region above belongs to Vibrio ponticus and contains:
- the sigZ gene encoding RNA polymerase sigma factor SigZ; protein product: MKSVSNSLNLDEVWRQYQHSLKAFLHSKVANEADVEDLQQEILIKTYQSLADVQSESSVKSWLFQLAQRTIIDFYRKRARTQRDSDLQADDLWFEQAPESVEQELANCIAPFIQALPDSSAELLGSVELEGVSQKELAEQQGVSYSTLKSRVQKSRTELKKLFEECCELELDKHGNVVDYYPKGKGCSHC
- a CDS encoding ArsR/SmtB family transcription factor — its product is MELECVAKALKELGHPTRLSIYKSVVKAGHQGIAVGGLQEQLDIPGSTLSHHIASLASAGLISQRREGRTLFCVAEYQCLEGVIGFLQAECCADEKCQ